One window of the Cryptomeria japonica chromosome 7, Sugi_1.0, whole genome shotgun sequence genome contains the following:
- the LOC131046399 gene encoding L-type lectin-domain containing receptor kinase SIT2 encodes MVRVCAILMLFLFPRSVIVDAHTSFIFDQFNASSLELFANASVKSNAISLNGLFQYSIGRAFYRHPIRMKDRGSGNSISSFSTSFVFSIVPSASHSGFGLAFLMTPHKSPEGFLANQYLGLISNISSMGKASNHLFAVEFSTLKNLEFQDINDNHVGVDINDLRSVSSTPASFWTGNNQFRDLNLKSGQNIQAWIDFDHLRNELRVTIAEAGSHRPETPLIYMKNMSLFNIVEEDMYVGFSAATGAMFEENYILCWSFNTNGTAPFLNASNLPSFVRRDIKSSNATLIAGITTASVVLIVVVAASLVRLKRKQYRNLIEEWEMEYWPHRFKYKDLHIATKGFGEKQLLGSGGFSQVYKGVLPSNGLQVAVKRILRETDDGVKDFIAEISSLGRLQHRNLVQIRGYCRRENQLFIVYDYMPNGSLDKMIFGNPNKVLKWGQRYRVLRDVAAGLVYLHEEWEQRVVHRDIKSSNILLDSELNGKLGDFGLARLYEHNERSQTTRVVGTLGYIAPELMHTGKASPATDVFSFGIFMLEVACGRRPVDPSVQHAQVVLVYWVRALDANGSLMDAADPNLGGQYVDAEMERVLRLGLLCSDPHPDSRPGARQVLQTLEEEAVSFICR; translated from the coding sequence ATGGTACGGGTATGTGCGATCCTTATGCTTTTCCTCTTCCCTCGCTCCGTCATTGTAGATGCACATACAAGCTTTATCTTCGACCAATTCAATGCGTCGTCCCTCGAATTGTTTGCGAATGCCTCAGTGAAGTCCAATGCCATCTCCCTTAATGGTCTATTCCAATACAGTATCGGCCGTGCTTTTTATAGACATCCCATACGTATGAAAGATCGTGGTTCTGGGAATTCTATCTCGTCTTTCAGCACAAGTTTTGTGTTTAGCATTGTTCCTTCAGCTTCACACAGCGGTTTCGGTCTGGCGTTTTTAATGACGCCCCACAAGTCTCCAGAAGGATTTTTAGCCAATCAGTACCTTGGCCTGATTAGCAACATATCAAGTATGGGAAAAGCCTCTAATCATCTATTTGCCGTGGAGTTCTCCACTTTAAAGAACTTGGAATTTCAGGACATCAACGACAATCACGTTGGTGTGGATATCAATGATCTCAGGTCTGTAAGCTCTACGCCTGCCAGTTTCTGGACTGGCAACAATCAGTTCCGAGATTTGAATCTCAAGAGTGGACAGAATATTCAGGCTTGGATTGATTTCGACCATCTTCGAAACGAGCTCAGGGTGACCATTGCAGAGGCTGGTTCACATCGCCCAGAAACGCCACTGATATATATGAAAAATATGTCTCTGTTTAACATTGTCGAAGAAGATATGTATGTTGGTTTCTCAGCAGCTACGGGAGCCATGTTTGAAGAGAATTACATCCTCTGCTGGAGCTTCAATACAAACGGTACTGCCCCTTTTCTGAATGCATCTAATCTTCCATCCTTTGTACGCAGAGATATCAAGAGCTCAAACGCCACACTGATTGCCGGTATTACGACGGCTTCCGTTGTCCTCATTGTGGTGGTGGCAGCATCACTTGTGCGGTTGAAGAGAAAGCAATACAGAAATCTTATTGAAGAATGGGAGATGGAGTATTGGCCTCACAGGTTCAAGTATAAGGACCTACATATTGCAACCAAGGGCTTTGGAGAGAAGCAACTTTTGGGATCTGGAGGCTTTAGCCAAGTCTACAAAGGAGTCCTTCCCTCAAACGGCCTCCAAGTGGCGGTGAAACGTATTCTGAGAGAAACAGATGATGGGGTTAAGGACTTCATAGCTGAGATCTCCAGTCTTGGTCGCCTTCAGCATCGAAATCTTGTCCAGATCAGAGGCTACTGCAGGCGAGAAAACCAGTTATTCATAGTTTATGACTACATGCCAAATGGGAGCTTGGACAAGATGATATTTGGAAACCCAAACAAGGTTCTCAAATGGGGTCAGAGGTACAGAGTCCTCAGGGATGTCGCTGCGGGGTTGGTGTATCTTCACGAAGAGTGGGAACAACGCGTAGTGCACAGAGACATCAAGTCCAGCAATATTTTGCTGGACTCGGAGCTAAACGGAAAGTTAGGGGATTTTGGGCTTGCCCGTCTATATGAGCACAACGAAAGGTCACAGACTACTCGGGTTGTGGGAACGCTGGGATACATCGCACCAGAGCTCATGCACACAGGAAAGGCCAGCCCCGCCACTGACGTGTTCAGCTTTGGTATTTTTATGTTGGAGGTTGCTTGCGGAAGGAGACCTGTGGATCCCTCTGTCCAACATGCTCAAGTAGTTCTGGTGTACTGGGTGAGAGCGCTTGATGCCAATGGCAGTCTCATGGATGCAGCGGACCCGAATCTTGGTGGGCAATACGTTGACGCTGAGATGGAGAGAGTGCTCAGATTGGGGCTACTGTGTTCTGATCCTCACCCAGATAGTAGGCCTGGAGCGAGACAAGTTCTGCAAACACTTGAAGAAGAAGCTGTCAGTTTCATTTGTAGATGA